The genomic interval TCGGGATCGCTTTCCAGCCCGATTCGCAAGGTCTGCGCCTGTGCGGCAAGAGCCGAGCTGCTCAGCAACGCGGCAAGAAGGACGGTTTGAGTGAGTTTCATCGATTGTTCCCCTGTTGGCTGTTGTTTTCGGTTTGACCCATGGCGTCGCGGTAAAGCCGGAACCTTGCCTCTGCGGCGGCACTGCGTTTGGGTGCGACTGGCATCACATCGGTTGCCTCGCCGATGTCGCGCCAACGCAGGCAGGCGACCTCGCTCATCTCGCCGGTGGGTTCCGCGGGCGGACGTGTGCGGGCGCATTCATCTCGGGCGAATTCGCAGCGGGTGCGGAAATGGCAGCCCGTTGGCGGGTCGATGGGGCTGGGCGTCTCGCCGGCTAGTCCGGCGCCGCCGCCGCCATCAGGTCCGGGAATCGCGGCCAGAAGCGCGCGAGTATAAGGATGGCGCGGGCGCTCGAAGATTGCATCTGTCGGACCCGTCTCGACGATCCGGCCAAGATACATGACAGCCACCCGGTCGCTCATCTGGCGGATCACAGCCAGATCATGCGCAATGACGATCAGGGTCAGGCCAAGACTGTCGCGCAGGTCCGACAGCAGGTTGATCACCTGTGCCTGCACCGAGACATCCAGCGCGCTGACCGGCTCATCCCCGATCAGAACCCTGGGGCCAGAGGCCAGGGCTCGCGCAATTCCGATCCGCTGGCGCTGACCACCGGAAAATTCATGCGGAAAGCGATCCATATGTTCCGGTCGCAGCCCGACCTGTGACAACAACCTTGCGACCTCTGCCCGGCGCTGGCTTGCGGTCATTTCGGGCCTGTGCGCCTCAAGCGGTTCGGCCACCAGCTTCGCGACCGTCAGGCGCGGGTTGAGCGATGAGAACGGGTCCTGGAAAATGAACTGTACATCTCGGCGCAATTGGCGCAGATCGGCGCCCGCAATATCGGAAATATCGTGCCCCTCTATGGTGATCCGGCCCGAACTCGGTGTCAGCAGCCGCATCAGAAGGCGCGCCAGTGTCGATTTTCCGCAGCCCGATTCGCCAACGATCGCGAAAGTCTCGCCCTTGTTGACCGATAGCGAGACACCATCGACGGCGTGAAGCAGCCGGGACGGTTTCAGAAATCCGCCACCCACGTCAAAGCGCTTGGAAAGGTCTGCGGCTTCGATCATGGGGCGGTTCATGCGGCGCCTTTCAGCTTGTGTTCCAGCGGGGCGAAGTGGCAGGCCGCGAAATGGCGCATTGCAAGTTCCTGCAACGGTGGCGTCTGGCGGCATTCGCTGCGCGCAAAGGGGCAACGCGTGGAGAAGCGGCACCCCTCCGGCATGGTCTCGATCGAGGGTACGATACCGGGCACCGTCGCCAGCCTTTCCCGAGGTCCGCGCAAGGGCGGGATCGAGGACATGAGGCCGATGGTATAGGGATGCTGTGGATCGGTGAAAATCGCTTCGACCGGGCCGGTTTCGACGATCCGCCCGGCATACATGACCGCCACCCGCGTCGCGACCTCGGCCACGACACCAAGATCATGTGTGATCAGGATCGTGCCCATGTGACGCTCGGTCTGGAGGCGGGCGATCAGCCGCAGGATCTGCGCCTGAATGGTCACATCCAGCGCGGTGGTCGGCTCGTCCGCGATCAGCAGCGCCGGATTGTTGACCAGCGCCATGGCAATCATCACCCGCTGCCGCATCCCGCCAGAAAGCTGATGCGGATAGTCGCGAAGCCGCCTCTCGGCTGCTGGTATTCCAACCAGACGCAGCATCTCCAGCGCCTGATCCATCCCGTCGCCCGGATTATGCTGACGCCAGGCTTCCGCGATCTGGTCGCCGATGCGATAGGCCGGGTTCAGGCTGGACATAGGTTCCTGAAAGATCATCCCGATCCGGCTGCCGCGTAGGCGTTTCAGCGAGGCAAGATCGCGCAGATCGATATCCTGGCCGTCGAACTCCATGCTGCCCCGTAATCCCGCGCTCAGCGCGGGCGCCAGAAGCCCCATGATCGAAAGCGAGGTCAGACTTTTACCGCAACCCGACTCGCCCACAACACAGAGGGTTTCCCCGCGTGACACCGAAAACGAAACGCCGTCCAACAAGGGTGCGGCATGGCCCCGGACATTCAGGGACACATCCCGCAGGCTGAGAAGGTTGTCGTTGTCGTCGGTCAGAGCTGTCACCATCTCTCGAACCAATATATGATTGGTTCAAGTTAGACGATTCTTCAAATCTGTCAACTGCGCTGAACGGTACAACCTATCCTGAGCGAAATGCCGTCCTGTTTGCCTGCGGAATGTATCGCGTAAAGCAAGACGGCGAGCTGTTTGATCTCACGGCTTGATAGTGGGATCCTTTCTCTGGGATGTGAGGATGCCCTAAGGATTCAGCGCCGTGAGGGCTGTCTGAGATTACAGTCCAGCAGGACCGCTTAGCGGCCAGGGACACGGGCGGCT from Paracoccus fistulariae carries:
- a CDS encoding ABC transporter ATP-binding protein, giving the protein MIEAADLSKRFDVGGGFLKPSRLLHAVDGVSLSVNKGETFAIVGESGCGKSTLARLLMRLLTPSSGRITIEGHDISDIAGADLRQLRRDVQFIFQDPFSSLNPRLTVAKLVAEPLEAHRPEMTASQRRAEVARLLSQVGLRPEHMDRFPHEFSGGQRQRIGIARALASGPRVLIGDEPVSALDVSVQAQVINLLSDLRDSLGLTLIVIAHDLAVIRQMSDRVAVMYLGRIVETGPTDAIFERPRHPYTRALLAAIPGPDGGGGAGLAGETPSPIDPPTGCHFRTRCEFARDECARTRPPAEPTGEMSEVACLRWRDIGEATDVMPVAPKRSAAAEARFRLYRDAMGQTENNSQQGNNR
- a CDS encoding ABC transporter ATP-binding protein, with amino-acid sequence MVTALTDDNDNLLSLRDVSLNVRGHAAPLLDGVSFSVSRGETLCVVGESGCGKSLTSLSIMGLLAPALSAGLRGSMEFDGQDIDLRDLASLKRLRGSRIGMIFQEPMSSLNPAYRIGDQIAEAWRQHNPGDGMDQALEMLRLVGIPAAERRLRDYPHQLSGGMRQRVMIAMALVNNPALLIADEPTTALDVTIQAQILRLIARLQTERHMGTILITHDLGVVAEVATRVAVMYAGRIVETGPVEAIFTDPQHPYTIGLMSSIPPLRGPRERLATVPGIVPSIETMPEGCRFSTRCPFARSECRQTPPLQELAMRHFAACHFAPLEHKLKGAA